From the genome of Impatiens glandulifera chromosome 9, dImpGla2.1, whole genome shotgun sequence, one region includes:
- the LOC124915049 gene encoding 50S ribosomal protein L27-like, which produces MNFVNVLCKRLNLKELVTNTPVYSSAADIAGGAFNTSFRRWATKKTAGSTKNGRDSNPKNLGVKKFGGERVIPGNIIVRQRGTRFHPGNYVGMGRDHTLFALKEGSVKFERNKMTGRKWIHVEPKEGHVLHPVYSSATAAELKTAV; this is translated from the exons ATGAATTTTGTCAACGTACTTTGTAAAAGACTAAATTTGAAGGAGTTGGTCACAAATACTCCAGTTTACAGCTCAGCTGCAG ATATAGCTGGAGGTGCATTCAACACTTCATTTAGGCGTTGGGCTACAAAAAAGACTGCAGGTTCTACAAAGAATGGACGGGACTCGAATCCCAAGAATCTTGGAGTGAAGAAGTTCGGTGGAGAg AGAGTTATTCCTGGAAATATAATTGTTCGTCAAAGAGGAACTCGGTTTCATCCAGGTAATTATGTGGGAATGGGGAGGGATCACACCTTGTTTGCTTTGAAAGAAGGTTCGGTCAAGTTCGAGCGTAACAAAATGACTGGACGCAAGTGGATTCATGTTGAACCAAAGGAAGGACATGTTCTTCACCCGGTTTACTCAAGTGCCACAGCTGCTGAGCTCAAAACTGCTGTTTAG
- the LOC124913752 gene encoding protein SMAX1-LIKE 3-like, producing the protein MRAGANCSVHQSLTSEALGVVKLAITLARRRSHAQVTPLHVANTMLASSSGQLRTACLQSNSHPLQCKALELCFNVALNRLPVLAPHHHRSHNHTTISNSLVAAFKRAQAHQRRGSIESQQQPILAVKIELEQLVISILDDPSVSRVMKEAGFSSTQVKSNLEKSSCNGNNTNLIHNKVRKPKLSNHGDLIALIDSMMLRKSIVIIGEYCHDLVGSLMDKVDRGEVPQDLKEMKFISFPLHSVENRSRDEVEMKLDELRSLVKSCLEKGVALYLGDLKWISDFRILSHNDDSNEVGRLVTSEYCPVEHMAIEVGRLVRAIGDSGNFWLLAIANFHTFMRCKNGNPSLETLWGMHPLTIPQGSLDLSLVTTEREPNVKRNGHDQCIEWISPQGTINDRDEHQLTCCDECSSNFEAEARRLKNSNSATLSTLPTWLQQYKEENQKLNKDSMQVKDLIQKWSSHCRSFHKQPNLSERTINFSSISPSSPISGFSCDRDQNHSSRDIQNGIFSNPNSTTSSDVVVEAHEYIKCFKELNSRNIDILSNALEEKVPWKKDSIPHIVSTILQCRSGMMRRKGRVAKEDGDVNGEIKEETWLLFQGIDLKAKEIIARELARLIFGSQTNLCTIASNNFSSTRVYSSEDLMIGNKRLRDEPSSSYLERFCEAIAMNPHRVFLIEDLDQADYCSQMGIKIAMESGKIKCSSRKETSLSDAIVIFSCETISSRSISSRSRACSSPKKMKLVGDDIEEEEISHCFPLDLNTSCNDDHDSGDDRSFGYIELLEFVDKRIVF; encoded by the exons ATGCGAGCCGGCGCTAACTGCTCCGTTCATCAATCCCTAACTTCCGAAGCCCTAGGAGTTGTCAAACTAGCCATCACCCTTGCCCGAAGGAGGAGCCATGCACAAGTCACTCCACTCCACGTAGCCAACACCATGTTAGCATCCTCCTCCGGCCAACTAAGGACAGCTTGTCTTCAATCCAATTCTCATCCTCTTCAATGCAAAGCCTTGGAGCTTTGTTTCAACGTAGCCCTTAACCGCCTCCCTGTTCTTGCGCCTCACCACCACCGTAGCCACAACCATACCACCATATCTAATTCCCTTGTCGCAGCTTTCAAACGCGCGCAAGCCCATCAACGGCGTGGCTCCATCGAGAGCCAACAACAACCTATCCTCGCTGTCAAGATAGAGCTCGAGCAGCTCGTGATATCTATCTTGGATGATCCTAGTGTGAGCAGGGTTATGAAAGAAGCCGGTTTCTCAAGCACACAAGTCAAATCCAACTTGGAAAAATCGAGTTGTAATGGTAATAATACTAACCTTATTCATAATAAAGTGCGCAAGCCAAAATTGTCAAATCATGGTGACCTAATAGCTTTAATAGATTCAATGATGTTGAGAAAGAGTATTGTGATCATTGGAGAGTATTGCCATGACTTAGTTGGCTCTTTAATGGATAAGGTTGATAGAGGTGAAGTCCCACAAGACTTGAAAGAGATGAAGTTTATAAGCTTTCCCTTGCACTCGGTCGAGAATAGGTCTAGAGACGAGGTTGAGATGAAACTTGATGAGTTAAGGAGTTTGGTGAAGAGTTGTTTGGAGAAAGGAGTTGCTTTGTACTTGGGAGACCTCAAGTGGATATCTGATTTTAGGATTTTAAGTCATAATGATGATTCAAATGAAGTTGGGAGGTTAGTCACGAGCGAATATTGCCCGGTTGAGCATATGGCGATCGAGGTTGGGAGGTTGGTTCGGGCGATTGGAGATAGTGGAAACTTTTGGTTATTGGCTATTGCCAATTTTCATACTTTTATGAGATGCAAGAATGGCAACCCTTCTTTGGAAACTCTTTGGGGAATGCATCCACTCACTATTCCTCAAGGGAGCTTAGACTTGAGCCTCGTTACAACCGAAAG AGAGCCTAACGTCAAGAGAAATGGACATGATCAATGTATCGAATGGATTTCTCCTCAAGGGACCATTAATGATCGGGACGAGCATCAACTTACTTGTTGCGATGAATGTTCTTCGAACTTTGAGGCCGAGGCTCGAAGATTGAAGAACAGCAATTCCGCCACATTGAGTACTCTTCCAACATGGCTCCAACAGTACAAGGAAGAGAACCAAAAGCTCAACAag GATTCCATGCAAGTCAAGGATCTTATTCAAAAGTGGAGTTCACATTGTAGATCTTTTCACAAGCAACCAAACTTATCGGAGAGGACCATCAACTTCTCTTCTATCTCGCCTTCTTCGCCTATTTCCGGGTTTTCATGCGACCGCGATCAAAATCATAGTTCTCGAGACATCCAAAATGGCATTTTCTCAAACCCTAATTCAACCACCTCTAGTGACGTGGTCGTGGAAGCGCATGAATATATTAAATGCTTCAAAGAGCTAAATTCGCGGAATATCGACATCCTATCCAATGCATTGGAGGAGAAAGTGCCTTGGAAAAAAGACAGTATACCCCATATAGTCAGCACTATATTGCAGTGTCGGTCAGGAATGATGAGACGCAAAGGAAGAGTCGCTAAAGAAGATGGGGATGTCAATGGTGAAATTAAAGAAGAGACTTGGCTTTTGTTTCAAGGTATAGATCTTAAAGCCAAGGAAATAATTGCTAGGGAATTAGCAAGGCTTATTTTTGGATCCCAAACAAATTTATGTACAATTGCTTCAAATAACTTCTCATCTACTAGAGTATATTCAAGTGAGGATTTGATGATAGGGAACAAGAGATTAAGAGATGAACCGAGCTCAAGCTATTTGGAGCGGTTTTGCGAGGCAATAGCAATGAACCCACATAGGGTTTTCTTAATTGAAGATTTGGATCAAGCCGATTATTGCTCGCAAATGGGAATCAAGATTGCAATGGAGAGTGGAAAGATCAAGTGCTCAAGTAGAAAAGAGACAAGCCTTAGTGATGCCATCGTTATCTTTAGTTGTGAGACCATTAGTTCACGTTCCATTAGTTCACGTTCGAGGGCTTGCTCTTCTCCTAAGAAAATGAAGTTAGTAGGAGATGACATCGAAGAAGAGGAGATAAGCCATTGTTTTCCCTTAGATTTGAATACTTCTTGCAACGATGATCATGACAGTGGAGATGATAGATCATTTGGTTATATTGAACTTTTGGAATTTGTCGATAAGAGGATAGTTTTTTAA
- the LOC124915277 gene encoding protein TRANSPARENT TESTA 9-like has product MWLSFWRTIDRFSLLHFKYVTNELRRIKVVHEFNKDVVIELLQSIVEIVTYGDRHDPAIFECFMEYQVLGEFVRILKNSRNASLEAPLLQYLSIMIQNMDTDNAVFYCLSNGYINTIITHQFEFERGDLASYYVSFLRAVSSKLNTDTLCLLVKVHEDAIVSFPLYTEAIKFAYHKENMIQTAIRAITLNIYNVGDDMLYQFVTAHPVANYFSDLVLTIHKRCLHLDGIPDTGDTCTNDHTGKLQLECDTIMDDLYYLKDILSVGEPRLSKMVTQNLISFLVLPIMLHTLYSDQSNGLTLSPITSLYVLTCLVQVVEGKDMVNFVASSVIHASLSSVMLELLEEVTDVGICPTSSTCEKDYHQPEILDDFRKSYLFGWMKEYIPSNSRFLKSNDFDAQKERSGLLGYIFSDDHGLLLTALMLLLVLAESKDTEFKLATMIGVSRATTGMQQTNHLSPSTMMDQSIFLKHMPEILNALLNILASQPPPSVLIQWHTGWFLRKMLFFHKNQLSDVSSHLFNVSFERSCKSLQEELNGSWFDHIPDIFKTEWTSCKNALEEPTQSKDPFLLMELGGQKHSSSGNGGDITPALPWQRMINAVKVLVLHLQLKPFIFGGDPFENPLVNFKTNSLAVSGRKYVSDLSSASFGSEIALGSGIPCKISFSKVGSRDIFVLPVARGMSGKLFLVEKHPLHSKRGVVIAIAPLAGLNPKADEKHRTWLHLQIREFEPVIPLGKNKRDTQASSSSIDEQDGRWTLGFSDANACEAARLSICEEISRQRSCVETLLAPFLLQQCSPDHTK; this is encoded by the exons ATATGTAACTAATGAACTGCGAAGGATCAAAGTAGTGCATGAGTTTAACAAG GATGTAGTCATCGAGTTGCTGCAATCCATTGTGGAGATAGTGACCTATGGTGATAGACATGATCCAGCAATTTTCGA ATGTTTTATGGAATATCAGGTGCTTGGAGAGTTTGTTAGGATTCTTAAGAACAGTAGAAATGCAAGTTTAGAGGCACCACTTCTTCAATATCTGAGCATAATGATTCAAAATATGGACACGGATAATGCAGTTT TCTACTGTTTAAGCAATGGCTACATCAATACTATAATTACTCatcagtttgaatttgaaaggGGAGATCTGGCTTCTTACTACGTGTCATTCCTAAG AGCAGTCAGCAGCAAACTAAACACAGATACTCTTTGTCTTCTCGTGAAGGTGCATGAG GATGCTATAGTTTCATTCCCATTGTACACTGAGGCGATTAAGTTTGCTTACCATAAGGAGAACATGATTCAAACAGCAATACGGGCAATAACTCTCAACATATATAATg TTGGTGATGACATGCTTTATCAGTTTGTGACTGCTCATCCAGTTGCAAATTATTTCTCTGATCTAGTCCTGACCATACACAAGCGATGTTTGCATTTGGATGGTATTCCTGATACAGG GGATACTTGCACCAATGATCACACTGGGAAACTTCAATTGGAATGTGATACAATTATGGATGATCTTTACTACTTAAAAGATATACTCTCTGTTGGCGAACCTCGGTTGAGCAAGATGGTTACACAAAATCTTATCAGCTTCTTGGTCTTGCCAATTATGCTTCATACACTTTATTCCGACCAGAGTAAT GGATTAACTCTATCTCCAATTACTTCTCTATACGTACTGACCTGCCTGGTCCAGGTTGTTGAAGGGAAAGACATGGTTAATTTTGTAGCTAGTTCTGTTATACATGCATCTCTTTCTTCAGTCATGCTAGAACTTCTGGAAGAAGTTACAGATGTGGGCATTTGTCCTACTAGTTCCACATGTGAAAAGGACTATCATCAGCCTGAGATTTTGGATGACTTCAGAAAAAGCTATCTATTTGGTTGGATGAAAGAGTACATACCCAGCAATTCACGTTTCTTAAAATCCAATGATTTTGATGCGCAAAAAGAAAG GAGTGGATTACTTGGATACATTTTTTCGGATGATCATGGTCTGTTGCTGACAGCACTCATGCTATTGCTCGTCCTGGCTGAATCTAAAG ATACTGAGTTCAAATTGGCTACAATGATAGGAGTCTCTCGAGCAACTACTGGGATGCAACAG ACAAATCACCTATCACCATCAACGATGATGGATCAAAGTATCTTTTTGAAACACATGCCTGAG ATTTTAAATGcattattgaatattttggcAAGTCAACCACCACCCTCAGTGCTAATACAATGGCATACAGGATGGTTTCTAAGGAAGATGCTGTTTTTTCACAAAAACCAGCTCAGTGATGTTTCAAGTCACCTCTTCAAT GTATCATTTGAGCGGTCTTGCAAATCTCTACAAGAAGAACTTAACGGTAGCTGGTTTGATCACATCCCAGACATTTTTAAAACTGAATGGACAAGCTGCAAGAATG CTCTTGAGGAACCAACTCAGTCTAAGGATCCTTTTTTGCTCATGGAGCTTGGTGGCCAGAAACACTCTTCCAGTGGCAATGGAG GTGACATAACTCCGGCATTACCTTGGCAACGGATGATTAATGCTGTTAAG GTTTTGGTTCTTCATCTTCAGTTGAAGCCATTTATTTTTGGTGGGGATCCATTTGAAAACCCATTGGTAAACTTTAAGACAAATTCTTTGGCTGTTTCTGGAAGAAAATATGTTTCAGATCTTTCATCTGCAAGCTTTGGGTCAGAGATAGCTTTAG GCTCTGGAATCCCTTGTAAAATCTCATTTTCAAAAGTTGGTTCGCgtgatatatttgttttaccAGTAGCGAGGGGAATGTCAGGCAAATTGTTCCTCGTAGAGAAACATCCATTACATTCCAAAAGAGGAGTTGTAATTGCTATTGCACCTTTGGCTGGTCTTAAT CCAAAAGCAGATGAGAAACATAGAACATGGTTGCATTTGCAAATTAGGGAGTTTGAACCAGTAATACCATTgggtaaaaataaaagagatacccaagcatcatcatcatccatagATGAGCAAGATGGGCGATGGACTCTAGGGTTTTCGGATGCAAATGCTTGCGAAGCTGCTCGATTGAGCATATGCGAGGAAATAAGCAGGCAGAGGTCATGTGTAGAGACCTTGCTTGctccttttcttcttcaacaatgTTCACCTGATCATACTAAGTGA